Proteins from a single region of Neodiprion virginianus isolate iyNeoVirg1 chromosome 4, iyNeoVirg1.1, whole genome shotgun sequence:
- the LOC124301989 gene encoding ER degradation-enhancing alpha-mannosidase-like protein 2: protein MHRIASQLLIIPLFIIGTGQAVRNYARADLLTLREEVRTMFNHAYSSYLTYAYPYDELRSLSCDGFDTWGSYSLTLIDALDTLVVMGNYTEFKRVVDILSSRSDFEENINVSVFETNIRVVGGLLSAHLLSHKAGLDLDDEWPCKGPLLRLAEDVAKRIIPAFDTPTGMPYGTVNLKHGVPDGETSITCTAGIGTFILEFGTLSRLTGNPLYEEVALNAMKALHHHRSKIGLLGNHIDVLTGHWTAQDSGIGAGIDSYFEYLAKGALLFQDPLLVAMFNDHKAAIEKYMKKEDWHLWVSMSKGQVTLPVFQSLEAYWPGVLSFFGDISSAMKSLHNYHQVWKQFGFTPEFYNIPQADAGANREGYPLRPELIESVMYLYRATKDPYLIEVGVDILRSLQHSAKTSCGYATINDVRDHRKADRMESFFLAETTKYLYLLFDPDNFIHNDGQRGTVIKTKSGQCVIDAGGYVFNTEAHPIDPGSLHCCKKIEGIFPSKKSMLKKFVVANNEGRIEPEKGSRDAENDPVEVIKLSQIKLDPEEPPSIKTEEIEAEEADNEVLPEAKNYSQNISRSELPKIEVVAPPNTIYRADDSDTIDIFEAPAGVNGEYPSMAEEENNTQTSYDKPKFSKRNKVEPDVMLENIRNSNMYPINDSMRFDYQLLSCQSQPFLQRISIIGEFF from the exons ATgcatcgcatcgcatcgcaGCTGCTGATCATCCCTTTATTTATCATTGGGACGGGTCAAGCAGTGAGGAACTATGCCCGAGCGGACCTTCTGACACTCCGCGAGGAGGTGCGGACCATGTTTAATCACGCGTACTCGAGCTACTTGACGTACGCTTATCCTTACGACGAGCTTCGCTCGCTTAGCTGCGACGGATTCGACACGTGGGGCAGCTACTCACTGACGCTGATAGACGCGCTCGACACGCTGGTCGTTATGGGAAACTACACGGAGTTCAAGAGGGTCGTAGATATTTTGAGCTCTCGCTCGGACTTCGAGGAGAACATAAACGTCTCCGTATTCGAGACGAACATCAGGGTCGTCGGCGGTCTTCTCAGCGCTCACCTTCTCTCTCACAAGGCTGGACTCGACCTCGACGACGAATGGCCGTGCAAGGGTCCGCTGCTTCGTCTTGCCGAAGACGTGGCGAAGCGTATTATTCCTGCCTTTGATACCCCAACTGGAATGCCATATGGCACTGTAAACCTGAAGCACGGTGTTCCCGACGGAGAAACTAGCATCACCTGCACCGCCGGTATCGGCACCTTCATCCTTGAGTTTGGAACGCTATCGAGACTGACTGGGAATCCTCTTTACGAGGAGGTCGCCCTCAACGCTATGAAGGCCCTGCATCATCACAg ATCAAAGATCGGGCTCCTCGGAAACCACATAGACGTGTTGACGGGGCATTGGACGGCTCAGGACTCGGGAATTGGGGCTGGAATCGACTCATACTTTGAGTATTTGGCGAAAGGCGCGCTGCTCTTTCAGGATCCGTTACTCGTCGCAATGTTCAACGACCACAAAGCGGCGATTGAGAAGTACATGAAAAAGGAGGACTGGCACTTATGGGTCTCAATGTCAAAGGGCCAGGTCACTCTGCCTGTTTTTCAATCCCTAGAGGCCTACTGGCCCGGCGTTTTGAGCTTCTTTGGCGACATAAGCAGCGCCATGAAATCTCTCCACAACTACCATCAGGTGTGGAAGCAGTTTGGATTCACGCCAGAGTTTTACAACATACCGCAGGCCGACGCTGGGGCAAATCGCGAGGGCTATCCTCTGAGGCCGGAGCTGATCGAGTCCGTGATGTACCTCTACAGGGCGACGAAAGATCCGTACTTAATCGAGGTCGGGGTGGATATTCTCAGGAGTTTACAGCACAGCGCTAAAACGAGCTGCGGATACGCCACCATAAACGACGTCAGGGATCACAGAAAGGCGGACAGAATGGAGTCGTTCTTTCTTGCCGAGACGACAAAGTATCTTTACCTGCTTTTCGACCCTGATAATTTCATCCACAATGACGGACAACGAGGTACCGTCATCAAGACCAAATCTGGTCAATGCGTAATTGACGCCGGTGGCTACGTCTTCAACACGGAGGCGCATCCGATCGATCCCGGATCTCTTCACTGCTGCAAAAAGATCGAGGGTATTTTTCCTAGCAAGAAATCGATGCTGAAGAAGTTCGTCGTGGCCAATAATGAGGGGAGAATAGAGCCCGAGAAAGGATCGCGGGATGCCGAAAACGATCCCGTCGAAGTGATCAAGCTCTCGCAGATCAAACTTGACCCGGAAGAGCCGCCTTCGATAAAGACTGAAGAAATCGAAGCTGAGGAAGCGGACAACGAGGTCTTACCCGAGGCGAAAAATTATAGCCAAAATATATCCAGATCTGAATTGCCCAAAATCGAAGTCGTCGCTCCGCCAAACACCATATACAGAGCTGACGACAGCGATACGATAGACATTTTCGAAGCACCCGCCGGCGTAAATGGAGAGTATCCATCGATGGCGGAAGAGGAAAACAATACGCAAACTTCTTACGATAAGCCCAAATTCTCAAAGAGAAACAAAGTCGAGCCGGATGTAATGTTGGAGAATATTAGAAACAGTAATATGTATCCTATCAATGACTCAATGCGATTTGACTACCAACTATTGTCGTGCCAGTCTCAACCGTTTCTCCAACGTATATCGATTATCGGTGAATTCTTTTGA